A genomic stretch from Clavelina lepadiformis chromosome 5, kaClaLepa1.1, whole genome shotgun sequence includes:
- the LOC143461173 gene encoding dynein axonemal intermediate chain 3-like isoform X1 has product MAVSGNEGKPPAGVVPLFIATKTQEIFECICDEHVTEENPYKLLKKEEIINDMKMRAAISDFHPVKQIILDYPTEELLIVYDPDFKFGQNFYLCATEEAKRSLFISEEKATISAEVGATAAEEEKVYVYKPPETKEWISQGSNVEVEDELVLDSRPKINFCASRVRRDFGAPITFSDKNADQSSVEQGLSASYLACTSYLDANFTIKKAVLDCAVQAIPEMNDNFSQTYWKHPVNASMQYEAQELTENQFKAALCNEVLSEFVKNSVSRFDLALQQNVVTDVFFDDWKVLGEEDTNFGSKSDNHLKEYQSFTDLQYSKDKTVTCVDWHPQIKGVMAVACCERYSFDDRIDNASKLLMNASLVLIWSFADPIHPQLLLEGPDDIFCFKFCPTNPNIVAGGCINGQLVLWDVSEYADKLNSSRTSSSKTQTKMTMFGEEVLPETPTVHYSAVSAIENSHRSLITSVEWVPDHFEFNRLGNPVENRMCECCQLITCSTDGNVMVWDIRPPKPTQAAPREQVDKNIPTPFGVSQTFKHLDLTWKPLLKLSATKMDSSGDYSPLKFSIPEQQEFRDHVSTGGNKHELDETMKVSSAKNQKPLEHISTHYFMGTEDGEVVYADFKLEKDNETGKANVPKPNWAVACHDGPVNTLQRNPFYNDIILSVGGWTFALWREGVTSGAILQSASAAKLYTAGHWSTTRPAVFFLGTRDGNVEVWDLLDRTHEPILVQNVTAAQVTQIVPWVVSKKQNLIAVADNVGTLHILEIPWNLRHPAATESKGIRNYFERETKRIQYFDQRAIMRETERIGANDGKRFSAKVTEDKTDEAMEEEYQVELEAYLNLEKKLLMELGIIEEEKAEI; this is encoded by the exons GAAAACCTCCGGCAGGAGTTGTGCCTCTCTTTATAGCGACAAAGACCCAAGAAATATTTGAATGTATATGTGATGAGCACGTTACTGAGGAAAATCCTTACAAACTATTGAAAAAGGAGGAGATTATTAACGATATGAAAATGAGAGCTGCAATATCAGATTTTCACCCtgttaaacaaattattttg GATTACCCAACGGAAGAACTGCTTATTGTTTACGACCCTGACTTCAAATTTGGTCAGAATTTTTATCTTTGTGCTACAGAAGAAGCAAAGCGAAGTTTATTTATCTCGGAAGAAAAAGCTACAATCTCAG CTGAAGTTGGAGCAACAGCTgcagaagaagaaaaagtctATGTGTATAAACCCCCTGAAACCAAAGAATGGATATCACAAGGAAGCAATGTTGAAGTTGAAGATGAGTTGGTATTGGATTCAAGACCTAAG ATAAACTTTTGTGCTTCTCGAGTTCGGCGTGATTTTGGGGCACCCATTACATTTTCTGATAAAAATGCGGATCAATCTTCTGTTGAACAAggtttatctgcttcatatctTGCGTGTACATCATATTTGGATGCCAACTTCACCATTAAAAAGGCTGTATTGGATTGTGCAGTTCAAGCCATACCAGAAATGAATGATAATTTCTCACAAACTTATTG GAAACACCCTGTAAATGCCAGCATGCAATATGAAGCTCAAGAACTTACAGAAAACCAGTTTAAAGCAGCCCTTTGTAATGAAGTTTTATCAGAATTCGTAAAGAATTCTGTTTCCAG aTTTGATTTGGCTTTGCAGCAAAATGTTGTTACGGATGTATTTTTTGATGACTGGAAAGTTTTGGGTGAAGAAGACACTAATTTTGGAAGCAAGTCTGATAATCATCTCAAAGAATATCAGTCCTTCACAGATTTACAGTATAGCAAGGATAAAACTGTAACATGTGTTGACTGGCACCCGCAA ATTAAAGGGGTTATGGCAGTTGCATGCTGTGAGCGATACTCATTTGACGATAGAATTGACAATGCCAGTAAACTGTTGATGAATGCTTCACTTGTTCTTATCTGGAGTTTTGCTGATCCCATTCATCCCcag ttaCTTTTGGAAGGACCAGacgatatattttgttttaaattttgcccCACTAATCCAAACATTGTGGCCGGAGGATGTATTAATGGTCAGCTGGTGCTTTGGGATGTGTCAGAATATGCTGacaaactgaacagcagtcGTACTAGTAGTTCCAAAACACAGACAAAAATG ACTATGTTCGGTGAGGAAGTACTACCAGAAACCCCAACTGTGCACTACTCGGCTGTGTCAGCTATTGAAAATAGTCATAGAAGTCTGATTACTTCCGTTGAATGGGTCCCCGATCACTTTGAG TTTAATAGGTTAGGCAACCCGGTTGAAAACAGAATGTGTGAATGCTGTCAGCTGATCACATGCAGTACTGATGGTAATGTGATGGTGTGGGATATAAGACCCCCAAAGCCGACGCAAGCTGCACCAAGGGAACAG GTTGATAAAAATATACCAACACCGTTTGGGGTTTCGCAAACTTTTAAGCATCTTGATCTGACCTGGAAACCACTTTTAAAGCTGTCAGCAACAAAAATGGATAGTAGTGGAGATTATAGCCCACTTAAATTTAGCATTCCTGAACAACAAGAATTCCGGGATCATG tatcTACTGGTGGAAACAAGCATGAACTGGATGAGACGATGAAAGTATCAtcagcaaaaaatcaaaagccACTAGAGCACATAAGCACGCATTACTTCATGGGTACTGAAGATGGCGAAGTTGTGTATGCTGACTTCAAACTTGAAAAAGATAACGAGACTGGAAAAGCAAACG TGCCAAAGCCCAATTGGGCAGTAGCTTGTCATGATGGACCTGTTAACACATTGCAGAGGAACCCCTTCTATAACGACATTATTTTAAGTGTCGGTGGATGGACGTTTGCCTTGTGGCGTGAAGGTGTAACA AGTGGAGCAATTTTGCAGTCAGCGTCAGCAGCAAAATTATACACTGCCGGTCATTGGAGCACAACCAGGCCAGCAGTCTTCTTTCTTGGTACCAGGGATGGTAATGTGGAG GTCTGGGACTTACTAGATCGAACCCATGAGCCAATTTTAGTTCAGAATGTTACTGCTGCCCAAGTAACACAAATTGTCCCATGGGTTGTTTCAAAGAAGCAAAATCTAATCGCTGTAGCTGACAATGTTGGCACATTGCATATTCTTGAAATTCCATGGAATCTAAGACATCCAGCAGCAACTGAG TCAAAAGGCATTCGAAATTACTTTGAACGAGAAACGAAGAGAATTCAATACTTCGATCAGCGAGCAATAATGCGAGAAACTGAACGAATTGGAGCTAACGATGGAAAACGTTTTTCG GCCAAAGTCACGGAAGATAAAACAGATGAGGCAATGGAAGAAGAGTATCAGGTTGAACTCGAAGCATATCTTAATCTTGAGAAGAAGCTGTTAATGGAACTTGGCATAATCGAAGAAGAAAAAGCGGAAATTTAA
- the LOC143461173 gene encoding dynein axonemal intermediate chain 3-like isoform X2, whose translation MAVSGNEGKPPAGVVPLFIATKTQEIFECICDEHVTEENPYKLLKKEEIINDMKMRAAISDFHPVKQIILDYPTEELLIVYDPDFKFGQNFYLCATEEAKRSLFISEEKATISAEVGATAAEEEKVYVYKPPETKEWISQGSNVEVEDELVLDSRPKINFCASRVRRDFGAPITFSDKNADQSSVEQGLSASYLACTSYLDANFTIKKAVLDCAVQAIPEMNDNFSQTYWKHPVNASMQYEAQELTENQFKAALCNEVLSEFVKNSVSRFDLALQQNVVTDVFFDDWKVLGEEDTNFGSKSDNHLKEYQSFTDLQYSKDKTVTCVDWHPQIKGVMAVACCERYSFDDRIDNASKLLMNASLVLIWSFADPIHPQLLLEGPDDIFCFKFCPTNPNIVAGGCINGQLVLWDVSEYADKLNSSRTSSSKTQTKMTMFGEEVLPETPTVHYSAVSAIENSHRSLITSVEWVPDHFEFNRLGNPVENRMCECCQLITCSTDGNVMVWDIRPPKPTQAAPREQVDKNIPTPFGVSQTFKHLDLTWKPLLKLSATKMDSSGDYSPLKFSIPEQQEFRDHVSTGGNKHELDETMKVSSAKNQKPLEHISTHYFMGTEDGEVVYADFKLEKDNETGKANVPKPNWAVACHDGPVNTLQRNPFYNDIILSVGGWTFALWREEWSNFAVSVSSKIIHCRSLEHNQASSLLSWYQGW comes from the exons GAAAACCTCCGGCAGGAGTTGTGCCTCTCTTTATAGCGACAAAGACCCAAGAAATATTTGAATGTATATGTGATGAGCACGTTACTGAGGAAAATCCTTACAAACTATTGAAAAAGGAGGAGATTATTAACGATATGAAAATGAGAGCTGCAATATCAGATTTTCACCCtgttaaacaaattattttg GATTACCCAACGGAAGAACTGCTTATTGTTTACGACCCTGACTTCAAATTTGGTCAGAATTTTTATCTTTGTGCTACAGAAGAAGCAAAGCGAAGTTTATTTATCTCGGAAGAAAAAGCTACAATCTCAG CTGAAGTTGGAGCAACAGCTgcagaagaagaaaaagtctATGTGTATAAACCCCCTGAAACCAAAGAATGGATATCACAAGGAAGCAATGTTGAAGTTGAAGATGAGTTGGTATTGGATTCAAGACCTAAG ATAAACTTTTGTGCTTCTCGAGTTCGGCGTGATTTTGGGGCACCCATTACATTTTCTGATAAAAATGCGGATCAATCTTCTGTTGAACAAggtttatctgcttcatatctTGCGTGTACATCATATTTGGATGCCAACTTCACCATTAAAAAGGCTGTATTGGATTGTGCAGTTCAAGCCATACCAGAAATGAATGATAATTTCTCACAAACTTATTG GAAACACCCTGTAAATGCCAGCATGCAATATGAAGCTCAAGAACTTACAGAAAACCAGTTTAAAGCAGCCCTTTGTAATGAAGTTTTATCAGAATTCGTAAAGAATTCTGTTTCCAG aTTTGATTTGGCTTTGCAGCAAAATGTTGTTACGGATGTATTTTTTGATGACTGGAAAGTTTTGGGTGAAGAAGACACTAATTTTGGAAGCAAGTCTGATAATCATCTCAAAGAATATCAGTCCTTCACAGATTTACAGTATAGCAAGGATAAAACTGTAACATGTGTTGACTGGCACCCGCAA ATTAAAGGGGTTATGGCAGTTGCATGCTGTGAGCGATACTCATTTGACGATAGAATTGACAATGCCAGTAAACTGTTGATGAATGCTTCACTTGTTCTTATCTGGAGTTTTGCTGATCCCATTCATCCCcag ttaCTTTTGGAAGGACCAGacgatatattttgttttaaattttgcccCACTAATCCAAACATTGTGGCCGGAGGATGTATTAATGGTCAGCTGGTGCTTTGGGATGTGTCAGAATATGCTGacaaactgaacagcagtcGTACTAGTAGTTCCAAAACACAGACAAAAATG ACTATGTTCGGTGAGGAAGTACTACCAGAAACCCCAACTGTGCACTACTCGGCTGTGTCAGCTATTGAAAATAGTCATAGAAGTCTGATTACTTCCGTTGAATGGGTCCCCGATCACTTTGAG TTTAATAGGTTAGGCAACCCGGTTGAAAACAGAATGTGTGAATGCTGTCAGCTGATCACATGCAGTACTGATGGTAATGTGATGGTGTGGGATATAAGACCCCCAAAGCCGACGCAAGCTGCACCAAGGGAACAG GTTGATAAAAATATACCAACACCGTTTGGGGTTTCGCAAACTTTTAAGCATCTTGATCTGACCTGGAAACCACTTTTAAAGCTGTCAGCAACAAAAATGGATAGTAGTGGAGATTATAGCCCACTTAAATTTAGCATTCCTGAACAACAAGAATTCCGGGATCATG tatcTACTGGTGGAAACAAGCATGAACTGGATGAGACGATGAAAGTATCAtcagcaaaaaatcaaaagccACTAGAGCACATAAGCACGCATTACTTCATGGGTACTGAAGATGGCGAAGTTGTGTATGCTGACTTCAAACTTGAAAAAGATAACGAGACTGGAAAAGCAAACG TGCCAAAGCCCAATTGGGCAGTAGCTTGTCATGATGGACCTGTTAACACATTGCAGAGGAACCCCTTCTATAACGACATTATTTTAAGTGTCGGTGGATGGACGTTTGCCTTGTGGCGTGAAG AGTGGAGCAATTTTGCAGTCAGCGTCAGCAGCAAAATTATACACTGCCGGTCATTGGAGCACAACCAGGCCAGCAGTCTTCTTTCTTGGTACCAGGGATGGTAA